The nucleotide window TCTAGACTACTTTCGCGCTCAGAGAACAAATAAATCCTGCAAGCTCTGGCGTgtattgtgaaatatttcacggATATCGAATCACTTTGAAGTTAGTGACGTTATTGTAAACGGTGCGTTTTGAggaaaaccgttatttcggGAATTTTTAACTGTTTAAAATTCAGTAATTCGTATAATAAAGCAAGTCACgctcatattttttaaattccgttCCTTCGGTCAttataaaattggaaaacaacgattttttttgtccgataataacgttactaacttcaacctcgtgatATCCAGGCATTTGATCTTATAAAgaataagagaagaaaaaaaaacacaaaatggTATCGGAATAtcatgttgaagttagtaacgttatcttAACGATCCATGctgaggaaaaatcgttatttcgcgattttggaactgttaccgtaacaaaacaaaagatactcaaattttacaatcttagttccttcaaaatcattataaaaataagaatatagTGATTTTCCCCCAACGTTTCGTTACGTCAGTAACTTCAGCGTCGTGTTGAGATAAGAAtctttaaatatttacacTGTATTATACGTGCACACGGTTGAAATTTCAGGGgtttgaagttagtaacgttatcgtaacgaaacattgaggaaaaaaatcactattttcttaattttacaatgatttttaaggaactaagatttcgaaatatgacTATTTTGCGTTACATCACGTTTCACTGAATTTCCAACAATTCTAAAATGACggaataacggtttttcctcagtACGAATCGGCACGTTAACGTGACTAACTTCAATGCGATGAAacctcatatttttttctcccactcGATCTGATaatgttaaaattttgatacGTAAAAGCATATTATCCAAAACATGATTTCACAAACGATtataggaaaaataatatatttacagaGGATCTGATAATCGTCTAAATTATCCGTGTTACAGCAATcttacttcttcttcttcggaaGCTAATAAATTCTCTCGTATAAGGTATTAGATAGGTACATATAAACAGATAAATGTATACTACATTCACGTGTTACGATTACGTTATTCCAGGGGATTCTGCCGGGGAGCGAGTTGCAGCTTTACGATCGTCCCAAGTCCTACGTGCCCAACGTCACGTTGCTTTAGGTTAGAAAGGGCTTTTTAAATACTGCGAATGGTTTCATGGCCGCAGTAAAACCGTTGCGCCATTGAACCCTTCGGAGTACAGTTCAGGTAAATTGGGGTTTTACTTTAAGGCTACGCAGTTACGCTGCAACAAGCGTGCAGATGTACGGAGAGATACCTTCGAGTGTGTCTGTCCTTGTACGAAATTCACACGTTCGTAAAATATACACAAGATTTCtcgacgaaacgaaacgacACGACCTACCGCATTGTCATCATCGCGTCGCGCAGGTATTGCATCATCTTATTTGTGAAGACAACGTCTGGACCAACGAATTCTTTATTACAGAAACAAGTGCAATGTCTCTTGACACACAACGTCAGAGAATTAACTTGCAATACTACTATACACCGGAAATCCTCTTACAGCTATAAATATTCGAATGATCGTATAATTACACGCGGTAACGATTGTTCGAGTAATATTCATCATCTCTTCGTCAAATTAACGTTATCTTAAGATAATTTTCTCGgctaagaaaaatattctcaaccATGAATGAAAGTTCAAATGCATTGATTGAAGTAAATTCGCAATTTACGCGTAGATAGATCATTGAACGAAATTTGACATGAAACCGTGTTTTCCATTAAATCTTGTGGCGAATGGATTTTATAGTTGTAATAAAAGCTGAGAAGCCGATATAATCCGACTGTTAATCAAAAACGTATACGTACACGCAATCTTAGCTTTGAATCAACGTACACGCGTATCGATTCAGTTCTTAAGAACCTCGATGAATAggcattatttattatatgttACATCGGTAACTCGACTTTATCGCTAATTCTGAGAGGATTTCCATTATCCAATATCAATAAAGGTTCGGACCTGATTCAGACGGAAGTTCATTATCGAAACAGGCATCGACCGATCTATAATCATCAGTCCGACGAACGTAGTCAAAACGCTATGAACGACTAGTCACGTGTATgacacgtatgtataatatgtgtacGTAAATCAGCCAGCATGGCAAGGAAAGCTATTAATTATAGAAACTGTGACGAAAAGAATGCCAAGGACAAATATTTAACCCATCACGGTCGCGGTATTGGACTGAGGTTACTGTCACAGtgccaagtataattattatatatacgagtaACGCATAATACGATGGACGcgtgaattatttcatttgtaCGCTTTGTATTAACCAATTTTTTCCCCAGTACAGCCTTTAATCCGATTACGCAGGGGAGTGTGTTTCAACCCGTACGAACCAGCCAGCTCATAATTACCCGCGATTTCGGTTCATAAAAGATAATTAATACGTGTAAcgtgtaattaaattaaacaCGCTGCATCGTgtataacaaatttttaaactacAATTCTACCAATTTGTGTTGTGCAAACAGTTACAAGTCTAACGAAGGCGGCAGGTGTGTTTATGATGTCATAAATGCGATAAACGTTAAGTGAACTGACTAACTCTCAAGTATGACAAGCTAACTACACCTCCTTAGGTAAATGGTTAACTTGACACACATTTTTTCCCTtcaaagagaaataaaattaaatattatcaagtttaattcaataatttcGATCTTTTGCACATTCCGAGAAACTAACAGCGATTTACCGCCAATCAATGACGACATCGACTGTCTATAGATGTTTGGTTTACTTTCACCCTCCGCAAGGGTTCTTGGGTATACTTTGAAATTCTCTATGTCAGACTGCAAACATTTGGCTCGACTTTGGATACACTCAAATAATTAGCGGCAACTCCAATCTTTTTAGACGCcagtttattttcattacgatGTCACTTTCCGTGACGTATGTTGTGACTAAATTGAAGATAGACAAACTGTACAGTAAAATTACGAAAGTCCGGGCGGTATTGGCGTCAATGACGCGTCAGTGAGGTCATATCCACCTGGCTACCCATCCGGGAATTACACCTCGCTTCGGACCTGACATGACTTTTCTATATGCCTGAgtacacacgcacgcacgtgTTAAAGCCGCGCGTAACGTAGCAACGGTGATTTTTCGACACGTGAGAAAATTAGGAATATCCATAATACTGATCTACTATTACGTATCtttgttgtgaatttttttttacatctgcGGAGTCATTAACAATACCAAATTACTCAGGGTATCAATTTATAGGATTTAGAACAACAATACAGACATATTATCGTAAATGAGTGAACACGGAACGGGTAAATCGCTTCGACattagaaagaaagaaagaaagaaagaaaatgaaagaaacgcATGTTTTATGTATAACGAGGTCGCCTCTCTTTCTCCCCGATTCGTCTTGGCAAGCTACGCACTACATTTATCACAGGGGGCAAATACATCCAGTGACATCGTCGAATCGGTATCATTCGTACCTTCATACTCTGCTTTTACTTTTTGAGACTGAGTTTCCTGCAGTGCCGATATGAGCACGTCCCTCTCCTCGGGTGTCAGGCGTACAGCGAGATCCCTCGCCTGTTGCTTAGATAAAATCGGCGGGGTCTCGGGGGTCTCGACGTTCCGTGGAGCACCAGCAGTAGCAGTACTTGTGGTAGCTGTAGTAGCCGAGGGGGAAACCCCCGTTGTCATAGATGCCCGCAATCGGAGGTCCGTTGACCCCCGTGACGTCGGTAACATGCGCTTATTCGGAGTCCTGCAGCACGACGACGAGCTGCTCGAGGATTTTTTAGACATTAAATATAATTCACTGCCACAGCACATGGTATGGGAATAATTGTCATATATCGACAGTTTTCTCAACGTTGATGCACCGATTCCGGGCCCAAACTTCGCCAAACACTGCAATGACGTCACAGGTCCACTCATTCTcgtttcgaaactttttactCTACTCTTTTGATTTTACAACCAATAATATATTCATTCGCTTTTCAATACTATCTATGCGGCACCTATTTATATCTATGGCACTCTTTATCGACTGAACATTTACGTTGCACGCTCGAACACAACTCACCGACTCTGCGAATCTGGGCtcactgactgactgactgactgaccgGAGTCTAGATCCCCTGCGGTGACCTACGCTCTCTACCGGCATCAGCCGCTCGCGTCGATGCGACgactcctccccctccccctccccccaccccTGCCCTACCCATTCTGATTCGTCGGTGATGTATACATATTCAAATTTCCTGGATGTATGTCCACGGAGTTGATCCAATTCCCTGTTCTGCGATCCCTTCATTTCTCGGATGAGTACGTGGGATTTTCGATTCTTCCTTATGTATTATtagtatataataaatttctgtCTTCGGTTTTCCCTATTCTTCGTAGTTTAATGCCGTAAGGCGGGATCCAAGTAAACCAAAATGAATTGAATAGAATTGAGTACGTCCAAAAACGCAGTTAATTAGAATTAATgcaaattgaaatgttttatGGGCTAATTCTTTTGAATTTGTTATAATTCATGTTAATTCCTATTTTACCGTGTGCAATTCGATTTAGTTTACTGGGATAACACAACTCCGGCTATGCTTCCATATTTGCCGTATTTGACGAAatggcaataaaaaaattaacgtgtATGAAATATCCAATCTGCAATGATATCGTTCAAACGAATTTTAATTACAACTGCGATAACTGATACAACGAATTAAAAcctttttaattaattctcAGTCACGAATGATTCACGCAAAAGCAAATCGcgcaatgataaaatttcattcatgaTTCCGTTAAAGAAATGAATTGTAAAAGGgagtaataaaatttagagTACGCAATATAAGTACAACACTGATCAGTAATCTCTGCACAGAAAATACACAATGAGATGACTAATTTCATGATGAGTctcatttgtttttcaatttgatttaCAGCGCCCTCAGAGCGAGCAATTCGTGACGGATTTTTTTTGAACTAAGCATCGACAACAGTGACCCCTACTGCAAAACTAGTGGATATGCGAATTCGAGAAGATATTTAAGTTAGGTTTGTTTACGACCGTCGAAGAGTTTCTTTTCGAaaagattattttcaagaaGTATATACGGGTATGGATTTTAGTCAACTGTTCTGATCCATAGTTTTCTACAGTTTGGCTAACTACTCTGTCGATAtttgatacgaatttttataataagtTTACTTTACATAAACTCAACTGCCGCACCGTATTTCTGTTCGATATTCACATTTCACGTTTTTGCGAATTATTTTCCGTTAAGTTCTCCACAAATAATAAAAGCGATCAATTTATAgtcatccatccatccatccatccatccatccatccatttATCCAGCGGTATTAGGCAGATAGAAAAATCCGTTTATGTTCATCAAATGTCAATTTCTGTTTCCAGGATAAAGAAGATCGTTAATAATGGCAAGCACGTCGAGCGATCAGTCGTCCACGGCACAGAAAACATGGGAAATGACAAATAACGTTGAGACCATAAGCACAGCAGATGAAATCTATCGATACGATCGTCAGGAGCAGCTTGATATACTCGCTGCGAAACCATGGGAAAAAGAGTATGAACTATGCCTGCTCAGTTATTTCAATATCCGAGAGAAAATCCACTCATCAATCTATACTGAACAcgtctgcaatttttttttcgtgtttttaCCATATCCGTCTCTAATTTAGTAATAACTATCAAGTAACTGATCTATTATTGACTAAAATTTGATCTTTTCAGTCCTCACTTCTTCAAAGACATCAAAATATCGGCGCTAGCTTTGCTGAAGATGGTTATGCATGCCCGATCCGGCGGAACTCTTGAGGTCATGGGATTACTCTTGGGAAAAGTAACGGCGAATACTATGCTCGTCATGGATTCGTTCGCTCTTCCCGTTGAGGGTACTGAAACTCGAGTCAATGCCCAGGCCCAAGCATACGAATATATGACCGCTTACATCGAGGCTGCTAAACAGGTAATGGTGAATCAATATTTTTGGGTTGTAAAATGTGCCAAGACTTTCACCTCCATTGGCTGAATCAATACTGATACATTCTACAACTGTATTACAGAGTAGACAAAAAAATGGGACTGACGACATTTTTTCAGGTTGCCCGTCACGAAAATGCCATCGGTTGGTATCACAGTCACCCGGGTTACGGATGCTGGTTATCAGGAATTGACGTCTCCACTCAGAtgttgaatcaaaattttcaagaaccATTCGTAGCGATTGTAATTGACCCTGTTAGAACTATTTCAGCTGGAAAAGTATGCCTTGGAGCTTTCAGAACATATCCCAAggttaatataataaatgattTGAACACAATTACTAGGAAATTatacctgaatttttttgatttaattattttcgtgCCGTTTAATTCCCACAGGGTTATAAACCACCCAACGACGAGCCATCAGAGTACCAAACAATACcgttgaataaaatcgaagACTTTGGAGTACACTGCAAGCAGTACTATTCCTTGGAAGTAACGTATTTCAAATCCTCCCTTGATCGTCGACTGCTTGATTCTCTCTGGAATAAGTACTGGGTTAACACGTTGAGCTCGTCCAGTTTGTTGACGAATGCCGACTACACGACTGGACAGATATTTGATCTTTCCGACAAACTGGAACAGTCTGAAGCAGCACTTGGTCGAGGAAACATGCTCGCCGGATCTAATGATCCTTACGACCGTCGGAGCGAGGACAAACTCGTCAAAACGACAAGAGATAGCTGTAAAACTACAATTGAAGTTATACATGGTCTTATGGCTCAAGTTATCAAAGATAgacttttcaatcaatttggaACCGGCAAAAAAGACTCTTAAGCTTATTTTCTCTTACAGTGCAGTTTTTCTATTGTATACCTATTAttaaaaagataaataaataataatattgtgaTTTGCAACAAATTTACTATGTTCAATACGAAAATCATTCCAATCATAATGAGAATATTACAAATCAGAGGTGATAATGTAACTGGTTACCAAATCGTAACTACTTCTGTCCctatacattattttatttaaaaatgcaAAGTTTACTagatgtcaaaatttttataagaATCTGTTATGACTTTGTAGTATCCTACTCCACATATATTCCAATGAATTATGACTTGTACAGTTGAAGCTGCTGAGTTGCAGTAGTATATTCATGAATTCACACACAGGCACAAACTTCCcaataaattcattttgtcTTTCAGCGCAGTGCTTTTAAACAGTAATTACAGTAACAAGTCAAAGTTTTATGTAATACAAAGTAACAGTATTCAATTATTgtggaataaaaatacgttttattttcacaccTTGACTCACTAAAAAGTATATACAGCATCTTTATCATTATCCATTATCATTGTAACCGataaatatacacacatttacacataggtatgtatatacatatatttataaatgcgtatatatttatataaaactCAAATAATTATGAGAACAAGTAGGCAGGGTTCATCCCTATTGGAGGGCTGAAACTTCTTTGTCAACATAATCATGCATACACTCAGTTACACGTATCCTGCAGATTAACTGCAATCACCCGTTACGAACACAATTCACAAGGGACGGACCTAATATACGAAAAATCCTAACTACCGATAAAATCGGTGCAATAGTGCATGTCCACAATCCTTTGTAACCAAGCAGTAACTTAAAGTTACAAGattaatatgttttttttttgtaaatttatctTTACAATACTTTAAGTACAACCTTGCCATTAATATTTAATTGCCAATTTCCAGGCACATATATGATTTCTTTCAACTACAGCTCAACTGACATCATAATTACCTCTCTCTGCCTTTCGATAAACAACACTTAAGCAAATATTGAagcaaaatcttttttttttgaatttgcaaaAGTGCCTAACGCAACGATGTAAGCATACAACagcgataaaataaatattatacgtattcaTACATTATATTAAACGCGTGAATTAGCGATTCATTGGTGCAGctaaatgaatatataataacaaatattaaaaattatagtcCAAATACAGTAATAGTGGAGACGAGGTACGATAGAATTTAAATGTAGCAGAATCCAGAGAGAGGAAAAACTTGGGATTGTCAGGGGGATTCGGTACAATACAATGCTGTAATTTATAAAGGGAATCCTCGGTCTTCAAGACCTTAATAGTTCCCGCATTTgttacgtacatacgtataatttgGGATGTAAAATTATGACATGAGTAGCAAATGTTTTAATATTCAGTCCTCAGCCCtccaatgataataattaatcaaggATTCTACGTCTAACAAGGATTCTAGCAACTCATTCCTATTAGTTGGGTGAATCGCATTAAATCATTTTATCCAACATAACTTGATAGATAGTTATAATTGTACATAAAACGATTGTAGCAATGTTATTTacgataattaacaaaattatCATACACGTAGTACTACAAATATCCCTCCCCCCTGGCCCCCtgccaaaaattaaaaataaacaaaaaaaaaaaaacaatgttcaTGAGCCccaattatttattgtatataatatagtcACGTTTGGCATGACAATTTCTATCTAATATGTACAAAGTAATTGAgttcattttcaatcaaaacGAAGAAGGGAAAACCGAGTCAAGTATCAAATCAACAGAGCGGGGCAATATATTGTGGATGGTTGTGAGAGTAGTAAAAGATATTATAAAAACAAGCACCCTTCACCCGCACTTTCCAATCGACTCGTCTTCgcagataataatatttttttctcttcttctctaaATGTTTCACCATTTTGATTCCCTTACTTGATGTGGCAACTTAAAGCGAATTGTATCGACGATTCCTCTGCGAGTTTAATCGTCACCGAAGTTTATAGTTAAACTACTATAATTTGCAGTGATTTAACTGTGTGCACCTGTACGTGTTATCATTAATCATGGCGACAATACACTTAATTTCAATGGTCAAATCGTATATGAAAGTAATCGATGtccaaatataaaaattcaatttttacgttttctttttgcaattttgttttgtatcatcaataataaatagCTAATGCAAGTCATGagataaatattcaaaaattttattgtaatgaATTTACTGcgttattttgatttttgatgtTTCATCTTATAAATACATGCTTGCATAGCGTAACATAATCCATGTTTTGTATtgctttcaaaaaattcataaggGAATAAATCCGGTATCACAGTAATAATactaatgataataataataataattttacacgttattattaatatagtGGTATCttatattgatttttataGTACATACACAACGGTTCTTCTTGCGTACACGTGGAGAGTTAGAGCGACCAATCCtgtaaaaattcttgaaattttttttacaaatattattttgaatcttCTTTCTCCGCAGGCTTTGTTGTCAGATTCACTCGTATCACATTTCAcagatttttcttattattatcatttgttttttgttgctttttttcctttcattgtTTTATAACCAACGATCAGGTATAATTTgagaatataaatttcttatatgtatatctatataccaTGAGCCTTTTGTTACACTCGTCCAGTTCAATTTGATTGTTAGGTGATCGTGGAGGTGAGACGGTGTGGGGAGGGGTTCTTCAGTCTGATCAGACTTGTATGATTAGGCAGACATATGTACAATTGGTTTTTCTATAGTGTCTTGTCACTGCCATGCCAGCGGCGGAAAGTTGTTCACCTCCGTTTGTTCCAATACGGGCCCCGAATCTCCCGTATACGAAATACGCAATCGCATCCTAAGCGCTGCCTGTAGTTTGACATAGTTGAAGGAAAAAACGTTTATCAGATAGTCCTAGTATCGATTAGAATTACCACACGAGTCACTAAAAAGTACAGTTTCTTCTGTCACGCATTAAAATACACGGAAATGTATTTCAGATGTGATTTTCATTTACTCAACAGTTAAATAATTACTAGATTATCATGTTCGTGAATTATTCTGATTGGAACAGCAATGCGTCTTGGAAAAATAGACTACTTTTTATGAGACTCGTTTGAAGCAATAAATTTCTCTGAACGATACTGCAGACTTACTTTGTTGATGTTTGTTACTTTCATAACTTGAGTTACTTGACCCGATGGAGGTATGACGGTGCCTGAAGGTGACAGCATTTGTAATTGGAATGTCTAAAAAAGTTTTAGGGAATTGATTTACCATTTCTTTCAGAATCTAAATAAGgtttacaatgaatttatacCTTGGGAACTGCGGCTTGGAATAAGAATTCGGTCAGTTCCATAGAACCAACATTTTGAGCCAACATGTTGATCACCAACAAGTCTGGAGTCTCTGATGGTCGCTCTAATTTGAGTACGATTTTAAGGCCTAATTTATCAAAGGCAACCAGACTTGGTATttctgtaaagaaaaaaattacttatttTCCATCGATAATAAAAAGTCTTAATTTAAAGAAATATACTCATGCTTCAAGTTACGAACCATTTTGAACCGGGGACGAGTTGAGAAGGCCATCGACAAGGAAATTGGACGTATTGGTTGGGCTAAAGATTTGTGGAGTCGATTGGACCTGTGGAAAAGAAGGCGGAGCTGAAATAGGTGTGCTCAGATCTAACCCTCCAAGTAGATCGAGAAGGTCATTGTTATTAATGACTGGCGCCGCAGTAACTGGAATATTGTTATCCACCACAGCTGGGATTTCAGTATCAAAGTCCGAACTTCCAAGCAAATCCAGCAGAGCGCTCTGTAAAAGAAATGCAAAATGAATACATAATTACAATCTTCATCCTGAATAAGGTTCATTGATGTCTACAGTAGGAATAATTCAACTTACCGAGTCTGATGGAGCAGCAACAGGTAGCTGTTCCAAAATCATAGTTTTATCTTCCTCGATTTCAGACTCTCCGTTAACTAATCCGATGATTCCATTTGCCTGTGGTTTGGCAGTCTCCATAGGAGGCATTCTTTCCAGTAATGCGGTCCTCAAGTGTTCATATTTTCTAAATAACTGCGAGAATTCAACTCCGCGTTGCTGAAGCTCAATGTGTAAATTGCTCCCAAACGTATCAATAATTTGTcgaatttttctgtaaaatgaAAGTGGCATACTGCATCGTGTTACTTTggtagtaaaataaaaaccatAACTGGGACATACATAACgataaaattagatttttaagagaaaaaaaataaaaataagaaaagaaaagaaacaaccATAGTTCGCCACATCAGCTGTAATAACTCGCGAGATTACTCTGTTCTAATGATTAAAAATCGTGTGTCTGAGATTAAATTTACTCTTGCCTTGAGCACTTTCAAAGTGGCTGAATACAAAAGAATAAGCAACTATACTTACTCGTTGCCTTGTTGGAAACGAGTGCTGAGTTTCGTGAGTGACAGTAAAGTGTACTGTTTCGTAACTACGGTATTTTGTGGACTCCACAGTAACCTTTGATAGACATCAATGACTTCATCTTCAGTTAGCTGGCAAACACGTAGACAGGTATAAATGTTAGCCATGAATTCCACGCCTTCTGGGTCAAATCAATAAGTATGACCATTAACCTGATCTTAATTCCCTCTAAATTTAACTCACATTTACAGGTGCTTCGACGTCTTCACTTGGCGGACCATAAAGTAACAAATCACCGTACTCCCCGATGCACCAAGTCGCCACTTGAGCCAATGGCTGCTTATCGGCAGTATCCCTTTCCAAAGCGCGCCAAAGTGCACAAACCGCATATCCTTGCTGTGCCTGTGCCTCCGATATCAACTGAATTGTACAAGCGACGACGTCATCTCTCACGTAATTGCCGGCCTGAGAACAAACGAGTTCTATAATAGAGCAtcgataatttattaaaaaacagtTCTGATGAgttaaaaatctttcaaatcTCATAGTAACTTCACGTCCACTCATTACTTTGGAACACTATTCACTCACTGCGACTAAAACTTTGAAGAGCGTTTCAAGGTGCCAACGTTTGTTAGGAGCAAATCTTTCCGCCGACATGACGATGTTGCTACTACATTGAGCTTTGAATTCAGGATCGGCTCGTTCTAGAAAGAGCAATAATTCTTTCATCATAGTTCTTATGTTGTTTGAGTTCACTAGAGCGAAGCTAAGCTCCATTGCACGCCGCCTTATCGAAACATCAGGATCCTTTAGGCACTcctgcaaatttattttatgttgTGAAATAAAAGCATGTCTCGTATGGATATTTAGGATAAAGGAACGAAAATCGACATACCAAAATTGTGGAACGGTGTCTCTGCACAGCACTCGTATCAACATACACAGTCTTCAAAAGGGTGTTTAACGCGACgtaacgaatatttttatcgttattcaataaaaatctACCGAGAATATTGACGGCCAGAACTCTCAAGCCGCTCTCTGACTTTATATCCATAATAGACAGAACCGTTTCGTACAATATCGTATTTCCAACGTTCTTACTGGTTTCCGTGTTTGTTGCCACTTGCGCCAGGATATCATTCATAGCTTCCGATGCATCGACATCGTTTCTTCCCAAAATTCGTAAAAGTCGCAGAATTTTCACTTGAAGGAAAGGATCTGATACTCCAGATACGTCGTGCTCTGGAGAATATCCAGCAAGTATTAAATTCTTTAAAATCCGTACGAGGTTGGGAACAATCTGAaataaacagattttttttcctcacaatttgtatacataaatgTGTATTAAAACAgtaatatataatgtaaaacactattttttaacattatttGCGACACATATTGACATATATTTTACATACCTAAAAAGTAAACAGCAATAGAAATGAAAGGTAATTGAAGCAGATGATCTTTGCTTTAACAGatcatatttaaatttataacaaaattttgctataattgattaaatgaGACGATCAATCAACCGTTCAATCAAGTTCATTTGCTGTTCAATATTACCTAGTAATGTTTTACTATTTGATTACTTATAGCAGCGTTTTGCAATGCATATAAAAACATATAACCGGAAGTTTTCGCAGTGTACAACCGCCGAATACCAGGAAGTTATAAAGAGTCTGCTTTGATTAGATCACTTTGAATTCTCGGTTGCGGATCAAAATGGAAAGCAACTGGCTCACGACAGTTAACTGTTGATCGTTAGTATACACTATTTGTATTtaaagtatgaaaataattcttacaGTAAAGTAAGAACTTCGGTTCAGGATCATAGCAAGATAACATAAAATTCAAACTATGTACGAGGATAAACCAAGAGAGAAACTGTGCCATGCCTAACATGCACTAACAcagtatatttcaaaataatttacctCTCGATGGCCGCATTCCTAAATAGGACAAAACTTAATTTAAGGATCATTGAAGTAGTGAAACTAGTCAGTTATTCATTACTATACTCACAGCTGACGATAATGATAGGTAACACAACATTCAATGCATGCTTGATTGGTTCAGATAACATTAGAAATCAGGAATTACAGAATAATGACCTCGGACAGAAATCGTGTATTGTCAACGCAAAAATACTTTGTAGGGTAGTCTTTTTCACGC belongs to Neodiprion lecontei isolate iyNeoLeco1 chromosome 5, iyNeoLeco1.1, whole genome shotgun sequence and includes:
- the LOC107219181 gene encoding AP-1 complex subunit gamma-1 isoform X8; its protein translation is MASIKQAINEAVERVSTVRMPAPTRLRDLIRQIRAARTAAEERTVVNKECAYIRSTFREEDSVWRCRNIAKLLYIHMLGYPAHFGQLECLKLIASPRFTDKRIGYLGAMLLLDERQDVHLLITNCLKNDLNSSTQFVIGLALCTLGAIASPEMARDLAAEVERLMKSPNAYIRKKAALCAFRIIRRVPELMEMFLPATRSLLTEKNHGVLITGVTLITEMCENSIDTLNHFKKECGHREIVPNLVRILKNLILAGYSPEHDVSGVSDPFLQVKILRLLRILGRNDVDASEAMNDILAQVATNTETSKNVGNTILYETVLSIMDIKSESGLRVLAVNILGRFLLNNDKNIRYVALNTLLKTVYVDTSAVQRHRSTILECLKDPDVSIRRRAMELSFALVNSNNIRTMMKELLLFLERADPEFKAQCSSNIVMSAERFAPNKRWHLETLFKVLVAAGNYVRDDVVACTIQLISEAQAQQGYAVCALWRALERDTADKQPLAQVATWCIGEYGDLLLYGPPSEDVEAPVNLTEDEVIDVYQRLLWSPQNTVVTKQYTLLSLTKLSTRFQQGNDMPLSFYRKIRQIIDTFGSNLHIELQQRGVEFSQLFRKYEHLRTALLERMPPMETAKPQANGIIGLVNGESEIEEDKTMILEQLPVAAPSDSSALLDLLGSSDFDTEIPAVVDNNIPVTAAPVINNNDLLDLLGGLDLSTPISAPPSFPQVQSTPQIFSPTNTSNFLVDGLLNSSPVQNEIPSLVAFDKLGLKIVLKLERPSETPDLLVINMLAQNVGSMELTEFLFQAAVPKTFQLQMLSPSGTVIPPSGQVTQVMKVTNINKAALRMRLRISYTGDSGPVLEQTEVNNFPPLAWQ
- the LOC107219181 gene encoding AP-1 complex subunit gamma-1 isoform X5, which encodes MFNPAFNMASIKQAINEAVERVSTVRMPAPTRLRDLIRQIRAARTAAEERTVVNKECAYIRSTFREEDSVWRCRNIAKLLYIHMLGYPAHFGQLECLKLIASPRFTDKRIGYLGAMLLLDERQDVHLLITNCLKNDLNSSTQFVIGLALCTLGAIASPEMARDLAAEVERLMKSPNAYIRKKAALCAFRIIRRVPELMEMFLPATRSLLTEKNHGVLITGVTLITEMCENSIDTLNHFKKECGHREIVPNLVRILKNLILAGYSPEHDVSGVSDPFLQVKILRLLRILGRNDVDASEAMNDILAQVATNTETSKNVGNTILYETVLSIMDIKSESGLRVLAVNILGRFLLNNDKNIRYVALNTLLKTVYVDTSAVQRHRSTILECLKDPDVSIRRRAMELSFALVNSNNIRTMMKELLLFLERADPEFKAQCSSNIVMSAERFAPNKRWHLETLFKVLVAAGNYVRDDVVACTIQLISEAQAQQGYAVCALWRALERDTADKQPLAQVATWCIGEYGDLLLYGPPSEDVEAPVNLTEDEVIDVYQRLLWSPQNTVVTKQYTLLSLTKLSTRFQQGNDMPLSFYRKIRQIIDTFGSNLHIELQQRGVEFSQLFRKYEHLRTALLERMPPMETAKPQANGIIGLVNGESEIEEDKTMILEQLPVAAPSDSSALLDLLGSSDFDTEIPAVVDNNIPVTAAPVINNNDLLDLLGGLDLSTPISAPPSFPQVQSTPQIFSPTNTSNFLVDGLLNSSPVQNEIPSLVAFDKLGLKIVLKLERPSETPDLLVINMLAQNVGSMELTEFLFQAAVPKTFQLQMLSPSGTVIPPSGQVTQVMKVTNINKAALRMRLRISYTGDSGPVLEQTEVNNFPPLAWQ